The Tautonia plasticadhaerens nucleotide sequence GGTCCGTCCTCGGTCGGTGGTCGTGGGAAGCCGGTTCAACTCCCCATGCTACCGCCAAGGCGGACCCACGAAATCTGCATCAGTCGAGCTCAAGCCCTCGCGGATCGCCCCCCGGATCGGCTGCTCGACCCAGTCCGTCCGCAACGCCCTGCGGGCCTTCGACGCCGAGGGCGCCACCTACTTGCGGGAGAAGTCCCACCGCCCCGCCTCGGCCCGCCCGGCCCTCGATGACGCCGGTCGCGAGCCGCACCGGGCCCCGCACCACCGCCCCCAGGCAGGTGACCCTACGCCCGCTGGCCCGCCGCTCGTGGTAACAGCTCCGCGTCACCTTCAGGAGATGCTCGAAGGGCTCGGCCGGCCCGAGGCCCGGCGATGGCGGGCGATCGCGGTGATCAGGCCGCGTTAGCGACACCTCACCCCGGCGCCGTCCGGGCCCTTCTTGTTGCGGAGGATGACGGCGGCCCGATGCACCCAGCCGAAGGCCACACGCACGTCCGGCCACATCGCCTCGGTCGCCTCCAAGCCCTCGGCCAGGATCGCCCGTAGACGGCTCAGCTGGCTCGGGAGCCCCTTTTTGTGGCCACTCGGTCCAGACTCGCGACGACCGCGGCCAGGCGGCCCTGCACCGTCAGCCCGGCGGCCACCAGCGGCGGTCGGCCGTCGTCGGTCGCCGCCGAGTGGCCCGCCCCGCTGTAGCCCCGGATCATCTCGTCCTCGTCGTCCTCGCGGCCCTCGACCTGCCGCTCAATCGGCCGGGGCTCATCCGGGATTCCGGGGTGCTACGAGGAGACCGATCAGCGAGGCCAGTAACGCCTTGCCCCTGCGCCGGACGTCATGAACGAACTCGAAGAATGTTACCTCGGAATGATGTGATAGTACGCCGCCGTCGGGCCCTGCGCCGCCGGGAAGCCCTCCCCGTTGAGCTTCGCCCAGAACCGCTCCCACGGACCCGCCGTGTACGTCCACGCCCGCAGGCTCAACACCGTCTCCGCCCCGCGGCCCTTCCGCTTCATCCCCGAGCCGCACCGCCGCTGCTCCACCGGCACCCCGCACGCCCCCCAGTCACGCCCGTGCCGATCGGGATGCCGCGGGCCGACAGCCCGGCGTAATCCATCCGCCCGCGCCTGGCCCGGTCGCGGAGGTGCGTCGGCGCCGAGTCCACCTCCGCCGGCAGCCGCTTGCGGCCCAACGCCGCGCCCCGCGCCTCCAGGTCCGCGATCAGCGCCCCGGCCGCCCAGGCCTCGCGCTCCGGCCGGTGGCACCGGGAGTCGACCCGCGGCCGCAGCCCCGTCGCACCCTCGGGGGACAGCGGATCGGATGTGCTGGGTGGCGTGGTGGGAGTCGACGGCCTGGCGTTCGACCTCGTAATCCAGGTAGCCCCGGTTCCCCTTGGCCCCGTCGGCCAGCCCGACATACGTGGCCCCCGGGTAACAGGCTATCCGGGAATAGCAGGGCAGCGTAAGGTGTTGCCGAGCCAGGGAGTCCGCTCGTCACGACGGCAACAGGAGGGGCCCCGATGCGCAATCCCTATCCCTCGGACATGACCGACGAGCAGTGGGCCGTCCTGGAGCCGCTGATCCCCGTCTCCTCGCCGGGGCGACCTCATGACGTCGAGATGCGGGAGGGGCTCAACGCCATCCTCTCTCAGGCCCGCAGCGGCTGCCAGTGGGACATGCTCCCCCACGACTTCCCGGCCCAAAGCACCGTCTTCGATTCCTTCGAGCAGTGGCGGGACGACGGCACCTGCCAGGTGATCCCCGACGCCCTGCGTCGGCAGGCCCGGCGAGCCGCCGGGCGGGAGCCGTCGCCGGGGGCCGGGAGCATCGACAGCCAGGCGGTCGAGGGCGCGGAAGTCGGCGGCGAGCGGGGCTACGACGGCGGCAAGAGGCTGCGGGGGCGCAAGCGGCACGTCATCGCGGACAGCCTCGGCTTGCTCTTGGTCGTGCTGGTGACGGGGGCGTCGGCCGACGACGGCACGACGGCCCCGAGGGGGCTGGCCCGCCTGACCGCCGAGCACCGCACCCGGCTGGGCGAGGTGTGGGCCGACGGGAGGTGTCACGAGCACGGGCTCAACGGCCGGATGAAGCGAGCGCAGGTCGGCTACGTGATCGAGGCGGTCAGCCGACCGGCCGGGGCGAAGGGCGTCGTGTTGCTCCATCGCCGCCGGGTCGAGGAACGGAGATTCGCCTGGTTGGGCCGATACCGGTGGCACAGCCGGGACCACGAGTGGTCGGCCGATTCGAGCGAGGCGATGATCAAGGTCCGCTCGATCCGTCGGATGCTCAGGCTCTTGAGTGGCGATCAGTCGAAGAAGCCCGTACCCTTCAAGTACCGAGATTTACAGGCGATCATTCCCGGATAGCCTGTTACAGGCCAGCTTTCAGGAGCTGCGTACGGAGGGGGGCGGGGGGACGCGGAGGTTGTCGGAGGGGAAACGACTTAGGGCACCACGGAGGGTGCCCTAAGTCGTTTCATATTGCGGTGCTAGTTCGGCTGTCAGAGATCGGTTGAGAGCGCCCAAGACCTGAGCCAGGAGAGACTTCTGGCGAGGGCAACCTCGCCGGGAGGTCGCCGATGCACTGGCGCCACCGGATCCGCAAGCAGCAACTGCTCGACGAGTGCGAGATCCCCCCGGTGCTCTTCGACGGCGGCCTGGAACGTCTCGCCGAGTTCGCCCGGCCGTTCGCCGAACGCCTGGTCCGCCGCGAGCAACGCGACCACGCCCGGACCTACCCGGCCGGGCCGGCCTCCGACCTGGAGCGGAAGAACACCGAGTCGATCGCCTACCTCCACGACCGGGAACGCCACGGCCTACAGCGCCCCGTCGGCTCCTCCACCTGGGACCACCCCCCCCTGCTGCGCGAGCTGGCCAGCCAGGTGGGCCGCGAGCCAGGCACGCCCGGCGGGGTGGTCGTCTTCGACCCCTCGGGGTTTGCCGAGGAGGGCAACACCTCGGTGGGGGGCCAGCGGCAGTGGGTCGGCCGGCTCGGCAAGGTCGACAACGGCGCAGGTGGGCGTCTCCATAGCCTACGCCACGTGCCACGAGCACGCCCTGGTCGATGTCCGGCTCTACCTGCCGAAGGGTTGGGCCAAGGACCGAGCCCGCCCGAAGCGGCGCGGCATCCCCGGGGGGGAGCGGTACCGGACGAGGCGCGGACTGGCGCCGGAGATGCTCGAGGAGGCCGGGCCGCCGCTGCCGCACGGCTGGGTCGCCGGGGACAACGAGATGGGCCGGTCGTCACGGTCCCGGGCCGGGTTGCGCCGCCGCGAGGAGCGTTACCTGCTGGCGGTGCCATCGAACACGACGGTGCGCGACCTGGAGGCCGAGCCGCCCGAGCGGGGCGGGCGCGGGCGTCCCCCGAAGCGGGCCTTCGAGCAGGCCCGGGCGTGGGCCGGGTCGCGGCCCCCGGGGTCGTGGCGTCGGATCGAGGTGGGCGACGGCGAGCGCGGCCAGAATGTCGTGGAGCTGGTCGCGACTCGGGTGGTGGCCCGAACCGACCGGGGGCGGATCGGGCCCGAGGAGTTGCTGGCGGTGCTCCGCGGTCGCGACGAGGCCGGTGCGACAAAGCAGGACTACGACCTGTCGGATCCCCCGCCCGAGACGTTGCCGGCTGACCTGCCCCCCCCGATGATCCTGCTGGCGAAATGTCAGGCCGGGACGGCCGCGGTGATCAGCCGGACGAAGGCGCACGTCCTGGTCGCTTCTCGAGGTGCCTCCGCGAGCCAGTCGACGACGCGCAAGATGTCGATCGCGGCCGCCGTCGCCAGGTGCTGGAGGTGCGTCTTCGCCCGACCCGCGTAGCGCGATCGCCGCAGCCCGGCGACCCGGACCGCTTGCGAGATCGTCCCTTCAATCCCCGCGCGGTGGGCGTAGTCGGCCCGGTACTCCTCCGTCTCCTCCCGCGCGCGGGCCGCCCTCAGCGCCTCGAACGGCTCGCGGGCCCGGATCGTCAGCGACCGCCTCGCCGCCCCCGTGCACCGCTCTCGGGCGGGGCAGGGCTTGCAGTCCTTCCTCGAGAACTTGATGTGCACGACCTCGGTGTGGTCCCGCTCCACGGCCGGCGTCCACCCCGAGCTGACGCGCCCCTCCGGGCAGGTGGCCCGGCTGCCCTCCCAGTCGATGGCGAAGTCCGACGCCGTGAAGCCGCCGCCGGCCAGGGCCTGCCAGCCGTAGTCCGGCCGCGTCGGCCCGATCAGCTCCACGCCGTGGTCGCGGCGGCTGCTGACCAGCAGCTCGGCGTCGATGTAGCCGGTGTCCGCTAGGTGCTTGCCCGGCAGCGAATCCTTCCGGCCCAGCTGCTCGTAGATCCCGGCCAGGGCATCGCCGTCGGCCGCCGGCGCCGGCGCGGTCGTCACCTGGACGACCAGGTGGGGCGACTCGTCGTCGCACGTCTCGGTCAGGTGGGCCTTGTAGCCCACCCAGATCGTCGACCGCTTCTTGCCGTACCGGGCCTCGGAGTCGTGAGGCGAGTTGATCGACGCGGCGGAGGGCGGGATGCCGTCACCCTCGGCCCGCCAACGCAGCCCGCCGGCCTCGACCAGGAAGTGCTGGACCCAGACCCGGCGCAGCGTCTCGACCGCCGGCGATCGCGCGACCGAGGGCGGGGCGCCGGCGTCGTAGGCCGCCGCCAGCAGGGCGTGGCCGTCCTTGCCGACCTCCCGGGCGAGGGCGCGGCGGCCCTCCTCGGAGTCCGGGAGCCGGGACTCCTCGGCTCGCCGGCCGTAGCGCTCGACCCACTCCGCCCGGGCCTGACGGCGGAGCCACTCTGGGTCCGCCGCTGCCAGGCTGTTCAGGACGTGGCGCATCGTCTCGACGACGCACTCGAGCCGGTCGAGGTTGCGGACGCGGGCCAGGACGTGCGTCGCGTCGGTGCGCTGGCGGCCGCGGGTCTTCAGCCAGCCGCGCCCGCGGCAGAGATCGAGGAGCGCGTCGAGCAGCCGCCCCTCGGCCGAGCCGGCGACGAGCCGCGCCCGGAACTCGCAGAGGACCGAGGCGTCGAAGCCGGGGTCGTCGAGCCCCAGGCCGAGGGCGTACTTCCAGTCGATCCGCCCGCGCACCGCGTCGGCGGCGCGGCGGTCGGACAGCCCCTCGGCGAACTGGAAGACGGTCACGAGGGCCAGCCGCCAGGGGGACTCAGCGGGGCGGCCGCGGCTCGGGTACGGGTCGGCGAAGTCGTCGTCTCGGAAGATCGTGCCCAGCTCATCGCGCAGGGCAATGTAGGTGTTGCCACCGGGGAAGGCGGCGTGCGCGACGCGGGCGGCCTCCTCGGGCACCGATCCGATCGGCCGTGGGTGAAGCGACATGTGCGGGCTCCGTCCGGGTGGGATTCCCCTGGGACGTAGCGTAAGCCCCACCCGCTGGTCGATCTCGGATTCGCCAGCAGGATCGGTGGCGCGGGCAGGCCATCGGGTCGAGGAGCGCCTACCGCGCGGCAAGGGCGAGGCGGGCCAGACCGAGTCCCAGGTGCGGACGTACACGGGCTGGCACCACCACCAGGCGTTGTCGCTGATCGCGGCGTGGATCCTGGCTCAGGAGGCGCGTCGGGGGAAAAAGCGGGCGTCGGCGTTGACGGCGCCGCAGGTGCGCGCCGGCCTGACGGCGTTGCTGCGGTCAGTGTGTCGGTGTGACGAGCCGGTGCGGATCGCCCGCGACCGGGAGCGTTGGCTGAGGCGCACGGCCCTCGCACGGTTCTATTGCTGGAAGAAGTGCAAACGCCTGGCTCCGTTGAGGAAGCGCCTACTGTTGTGATCTCCGACAGCCGAACTAGGCGTCGGCTGTCGGAATCTGACGCCTGCTTGCTGAGTGCCCTCCGAAGGACTCGAACCTTCAATCCGCTGATTAAGAGTAAGATATTCCCATTTTTCGATCTGCGAACGCAAGTCCGTGTCGCCTCAAGGCTATAGGAAGCAACACGCAATACCACAATAAGTTGCGTCATGGGCGCCACGCCCCTGAGCGGCGGTGAGCGGCAGTGAGCCGGAGCGAGTCCTGCTGAGTCAGCGCAACACTTCGCGCAACACATTTTCAACGGTCATTTATGTGATTTGCGGGGCTATCGAGGAGACCACCCGGCTCGGTCGGTCCCATTCCCGAACCCCAGGATCGCCGGGGGCATCCAAGTAGCGAGGGCGATCACCCCGCTGGTGGGTCTCGATTTCCCGCTGATGCCTCGCCACGCCGCAGGGGAGCATGTCCGTGGAACCGCTGCTGCTCGTGGGCCTCGACCCGCCCGAGACCGCCGAACTCCGGCGCCGCCTCGACCGCCCGGTCCTGGCCTTCGAGACCCTGCCACGCATCCGGGTGGACCGGGGCCGGCTGCTCGTCGAGCACCCCCGCTTCATGGGCCACTTCGTCTCGGTCGAGCGGGTCGTCTACCACGCCATCTTCGGCGACGACTTCGACTCCCTGACCGCCCTGGCGCTCTGGGGCGGGCCGCGCCTGCCCGGGGCACGGGGCATGATGGACCTGCGTATCAGGCTCCCCGGGCTGGTCCGGGCGCTGGCGGTGACCCGCTTCGGCGGCATCCCCAGGGGCTACTCCGACCGGGGGACGACCGTGCCCGCCGGGGGTCCGACCGTCGCCAAGTGGGGCAACTGGCACTGCGGCGAGGACAAGGCCCGCTTCGACGACTACTGAACCGCAGAGGTGCCGACGGGGATGATGCGGGGGTTCTTCACGACGATCGGACTCGACCAGTACCTCCACTTCGTCGCCCTGGTGGCGGCGAACCGGTACTTCCTGGGAGGGGCGTAGCCCCGCAAGGGATACCGTCCCGATGCCCCCGCCGACGAGAGTCCGGGAATTGAGGGTCTGCGACCATGGGTCTGCTGAGCGACGAGGAACTGGAGCGGTCGGCGGTCGTCGCCAACTGCCGGATGAACCAGGAGCGGGACCTCGCCGGCTCCAACAGCTACCACCGGGAACTGCGGTTCGATCCCGTCGGCTTCCTCAAGTCTGCCACGAGGCAGCAAGATGGAGCGGCCTGGCTGGACCTCTGCTGCGGCAGCGGCAAGGCCCAGTCCTTGAAGGGGTTGAAAACCTCCATGCCCCCAGGGTGAGCTTCCTAATACCAAATATCTTGGATGACTGCCCCTTCGGCTGGGTGCCTGCGGCATACTGCCCCAGGCACCCAGCCCACGAAATGAGAGTGATCCAGGCAATCCGGTATTACTGTGGCGCGTCCTTATTGGTCCTCCTCCGCCTCCTCCTTGCAGGAGCAGACAATCCACAACGTCTTTTGACCGGTGTCGATCCGCGCGCAGGTCTGACAATAGTGTTGCCCGCAATCGGGGCATACGTGGGGCTCCTCCTCGTTCGCGTCGAACTCCTCCATGCACACCCCACATTCGTAGAGGTCCTCCTCGGCCTCCTCTTCGAAGTCGTCGAGGTCCCCGGCGACCTGGAGGATAGCCTCCCGGGCAACGTCTCGGATGTCCAGGCACTCGTCGTACTCGTCCTCTTCCTCTTCTAGGAGGTCGTTGACGGCCTTGAGGACGGCCTGCCGGAAGGTGTCCAGGTGCTCGGAGGCCAGCCCGGGGTCATGGAGTTCCTCCAGTAGGACCATCGTGACGAAGGACTGGAATCCCCCCTGGGTCCGCTTCTTCTTCTTGGCCATCGGTCCACTCCACGGGGAATATACCGATTCGAGAGAGCACCCATGCTGACAAACTAGCTCAGGGTCGGCGCCCTCGGACGTAAGGAACTCGGGCTTCGAAGTGGTAAGGGCTCCACGAGTAATATCTCGTGGACGATCACCGCAACTCTCGCTGAGCGGAGAAAAAATCATAACCGATGGGAAAGCTAACCGGAAGGACACGTTCCTCAAAATCATCTCGCCCCGGACTATGAGATTTTTGGACACTATGCTTTGGCGTGGGATGCAATTGCCTTCTGGTTAGGTTTCTTAGTAGGATGAACTCTTCACTGGAGCAAAGGTCGAGACGAGACGAGTCCCGATGGGCGACCAGAGAGCGGTATTCCTGAGCCACAACTCCAAGGATGCAGGTGCAGCGGCCCTCCTCCGTCGCGCGATATTGGCCTATTGCGCTGGGGAGCGGACCTACGCTGACATCAGCAGGGGGACAGGGGTGTCCGTCCCTCAAATCTCCAGATACGCCAAAGGGGAGAGGGACCTCAGCTTCTCATGCGCGTGCAAACTCATGGTATTCCTCCGGTTGGAGGTCTTGCTTCCACGAGATTTGGAAGAAGTCCCTGTAGAGGAGCTAGTCCCCCGGGACCCCATCGGAGGCAGGCCACGACGGAAGGCCGAGGTTCCCAGTGAGACGCCCGCCCAAGTAGCTGTGAATGAAGAATTCCAACGTCGCCTCAAAGAAAGGGCGCGGGAATCGGAGGAGCCTGCGCGGATATCGAACAGGCGGATCGTGTAATTGCCCTGTGCGGAGTGACCTTCGCCGACAGACCTTATCGACCCACCGTCTTTCGGGCCGGGTTAGTGGTGTCATGGCAGGCATCGTCTGGAAGCGAGCATTTCGACCTGTTGATCGAGCT carries:
- a CDS encoding IS5 family transposase, with product MRNPYPSDMTDEQWAVLEPLIPVSSPGRPHDVEMREGLNAILSQARSGCQWDMLPHDFPAQSTVFDSFEQWRDDGTCQVIPDALRRQARRAAGREPSPGAGSIDSQAVEGAEVGGERGYDGGKRLRGRKRHVIADSLGLLLVVLVTGASADDGTTAPRGLARLTAEHRTRLGEVWADGRCHEHGLNGRMKRAQVGYVIEAVSRPAGAKGVVLLHRRRVEERRFAWLGRYRWHSRDHEWSADSSEAMIKVRSIRRMLRLLSGDQSKKPVPFKYRDLQAIIPG
- a CDS encoding RING finger protein gives rise to the protein MAKKKKRTQGGFQSFVTMVLLEELHDPGLASEHLDTFRQAVLKAVNDLLEEEEDEYDECLDIRDVAREAILQVAGDLDDFEEEAEEDLYECGVCMEEFDANEEEPHVCPDCGQHYCQTCARIDTGQKTLWIVCSCKEEAEEDQ
- a CDS encoding IS1182 family transposase, with translation MSLHPRPIGSVPEEAARVAHAAFPGGNTYIALRDELGTIFRDDDFADPYPSRGRPAESPWRLALVTVFQFAEGLSDRRAADAVRGRIDWKYALGLGLDDPGFDASVLCEFRARLVAGSAEGRLLDALLDLCRGRGWLKTRGRQRTDATHVLARVRNLDRLECVVETMRHVLNSLAAADPEWLRRQARAEWVERYGRRAEESRLPDSEEGRRALAREVGKDGHALLAAAYDAGAPPSVARSPAVETLRRVWVQHFLVEAGGLRWRAEGDGIPPSAASINSPHDSEARYGKKRSTIWVGYKAHLTETCDDESPHLVVQVTTAPAPAADGDALAGIYEQLGRKDSLPGKHLADTGYIDAELLVSSRRDHGVELIGPTRPDYGWQALAGGGFTASDFAIDWEGSRATCPEGRVSSGWTPAVERDHTEVVHIKFSRKDCKPCPARERCTGAARRSLTIRAREPFEALRAARAREETEEYRADYAHRAGIEGTISQAVRVAGLRRSRYAGRAKTHLQHLATAAAIDILRVVDWLAEAPREATRTCAFVRLITAAVPA